The following are from one region of the Chloroflexota bacterium genome:
- a CDS encoding response regulator, with protein MLDNPVEILLVEDNPNDVELTLHAFKRNNLTNRIHVVRDGAEALEYLFGVGAYAGRNVDQAPKVVLLDLKLPKVDGLEVLQRVKSDARTRTIPIVVLTSSREEGDIVRSYNLGVNSYIVKPVDFEQFTEAVRQLELYWMLLNRPPAS; from the coding sequence ATGCTGGATAACCCGGTCGAAATCCTGCTCGTCGAGGACAACCCGAACGACGTGGAACTGACCCTTCACGCTTTCAAGCGCAACAACCTGACGAACCGCATCCACGTCGTACGCGACGGGGCCGAGGCGCTGGAGTACCTCTTCGGCGTTGGGGCCTACGCCGGCCGCAACGTGGATCAAGCCCCGAAGGTCGTGCTGCTCGATCTGAAGTTGCCGAAGGTGGACGGGCTGGAAGTGCTGCAGCGGGTCAAGTCCGACGCGCGCACGCGGACGATACCGATCGTGGTGCTGACCTCATCGCGCGAGGAAGGCGATATCGTCCGAAGCTACAACCTGGGCGTCAACAGCTACATCGTCAAACCCGTGGATTTCGAGCAATTCACCGAAGCCGTGCGGCAACTGGAGCTGTACTGGATGCTGCTCAACCGGCCCCCCGCGAGTTGA